The following are from one region of the Eubacterium sp. MSJ-33 genome:
- a CDS encoding ABC transporter ATP-binding protein, producing MSVILETKQLCKFYGAGENQVKAVNQVDIQIEQGEFVAIVGKSGSGKSTLLHMLGGLDTPTKGSVTLAGKDLYRMKEDALAVFRRRKIGFVFQAFNLVSSVNVWENIVLPLGLDGRKVDEAYVNDIIATLGIENRIYNLPNQLSGGQQQRVAIARALVNRPEIIFADEPTGNLDSKTSDEVIALLKMTAKKYGQTIVMITHDDEIAQVADRILVIEDGQVVDFR from the coding sequence ATGAGTGTGATATTAGAAACCAAGCAGCTTTGTAAGTTTTATGGCGCAGGTGAGAATCAGGTCAAAGCGGTCAATCAGGTGGACATTCAGATTGAGCAGGGAGAATTTGTCGCAATTGTCGGAAAGTCAGGTTCCGGTAAAAGTACATTACTTCATATGCTTGGAGGGCTAGACACCCCGACAAAAGGCAGTGTTACTTTAGCAGGGAAAGATTTATACAGGATGAAGGAAGATGCCCTTGCTGTTTTCCGCAGAAGAAAAATCGGATTTGTTTTTCAGGCATTTAATCTGGTTTCATCTGTTAATGTCTGGGAAAATATTGTACTGCCACTTGGGCTGGATGGAAGAAAAGTGGATGAAGCGTATGTAAATGATATTATTGCAACTCTGGGGATTGAAAACCGGATTTATAATCTGCCAAATCAGTTATCCGGAGGACAGCAGCAGAGAGTAGCAATTGCAAGAGCACTGGTGAATCGTCCGGAAATTATATTTGCAGATGAGCCGACAGGCAATCTTGATTCTAAGACAAGTGATGAGGTAATCGCTCTGCTTAAGATGACAGCAAAAAAATATGGACAGACAATTGTAATGATTACCCATGATGACGAAATTGCACAGGTCGCTGACCGTATTCTGGTGATTGAGGACGGACAGGTGGTGGATTTCAGATGA
- a CDS encoding DUF7832 domain-containing protein, producing MNEEKVKKYSKDGMICCGIITIISIVGFIFITIFDRNISDIAVFGGLFVLLIITCVFGFVKFYKQFNNPNNKKVNNNAKTYRGYLYNSEWNWDIAEANYRIQYNKKDTDINEKDEEIIWKYCCTEIAFYLAWLVENEFLTLDPVINETIEKVKKRQTMPDDLFECIDLKLSEEDVSDKILPFIDYCLNDGFESIDNFYNKVSQKYANVFADKYGVRDSRRCGFTFKWDDYDEFKKILDKEYKDYLSV from the coding sequence ATGAATGAAGAAAAAGTAAAAAAATATTCAAAGGATGGAATGATTTGTTGTGGGATTATTACAATTATAAGCATTGTAGGATTTATTTTCATAACAATATTTGATCGCAACATTTCAGATATTGCTGTGTTTGGTGGACTCTTTGTATTATTAATTATTACATGTGTATTTGGATTCGTGAAATTTTATAAACAATTTAATAATCCGAATAATAAAAAAGTTAATAACAATGCAAAAACTTATAGAGGTTATTTGTACAATTCAGAATGGAATTGGGATATTGCAGAGGCAAATTATCGCATACAGTATAATAAAAAAGATACAGATATAAATGAAAAAGATGAGGAGATAATATGGAAATATTGTTGCACTGAAATTGCTTTTTATCTTGCTTGGCTTGTAGAAAATGAATTTTTAACTTTAGATCCAGTCATAAATGAAACCATAGAAAAGGTTAAAAAAAGACAAACAATGCCAGATGATTTATTTGAATGTATTGATTTGAAACTATCAGAAGAGGATGTTAGTGATAAAATATTGCCATTTATAGACTACTGTTTAAATGATGGATTTGAAAGTATTGATAATTTTTATAATAAAGTGTCGCAAAAATATGCAAATGTTTTTGCAGACAAGTATGGTGTAAGAGATAGTAGAAGATGTGGATTTACATTTAAATGGGATGATTATGACGAATTTAAGAAAATTTTAGATAAAGAATATAAAGATTATTTAAGTGTATAA
- a CDS encoding DUF2716 domain-containing protein has product MRVISKDEEKILWDKLNNEFKFKPGTDIIGEWIIIPGDTKKYHKAIPWNEEQENIINSILKELGLEKMYALDWNHDCFEFSPMEDISMNYNYYDSDRQCQVYFPTYYPDGDYYFFFDGTWNYGIFGHPWRNEIIIMGKELIKRFEKNKEKLGLELY; this is encoded by the coding sequence TTGAGAGTTATATCTAAAGATGAAGAAAAAATCTTATGGGATAAATTAAATAATGAATTTAAGTTCAAGCCGGGAACAGACATCATTGGTGAATGGATTATAATACCAGGCGATACAAAAAAATATCATAAAGCAATTCCTTGGAATGAAGAACAAGAGAACATAATTAATTCTATTTTGAAGGAACTGGGACTAGAAAAAATGTATGCCCTAGATTGGAATCATGATTGTTTTGAATTTTCACCTATGGAAGATATTTCAATGAATTATAACTACTATGATTCTGATAGACAATGTCAAGTGTATTTTCCGACATATTATCCAGATGGAGACTATTATTTTTTCTTTGATGGCACATGGAATTATGGAATCTTCGGTCATCCTTGGCGAAATGAAATTATAATAATGGGAAAAGAACTGATTAAAAGGTTTGAAAAGAACAAGGAAAAGCTAGGACTTGAACTATATTAG
- a CDS encoding alpha/beta fold hydrolase, with amino-acid sequence MKYLYLHGLGQNPDSWNRAIKETKVSGSSVRLSLSEMLEGKSATYKELYSAFSGECDKENDGLVLCGLSLGAVLALNYAIDHPDKVKALVLIAAQYKMPKKLLKVQNMLFHLMPNSAFNKMGFKKADVISLCGTMAELDFSDSLHKVSCPVLIVCGEKDKANKKTSKELCHYLNNSYFHELMKTGHEANIEAPEELAIVLQRFYAGIR; translated from the coding sequence ATGAAGTATCTATATTTGCATGGACTAGGTCAAAATCCAGACAGTTGGAATAGGGCAATAAAAGAAACGAAAGTATCGGGAAGTAGTGTCAGGCTGAGTTTATCAGAGATGTTAGAAGGGAAATCTGCTACATATAAGGAGTTATATTCAGCATTCTCAGGAGAATGCGACAAGGAGAACGATGGACTTGTCTTATGTGGGCTTTCTCTGGGAGCTGTTTTGGCACTTAATTATGCGATTGACCACCCAGATAAAGTAAAGGCGCTCGTATTAATTGCAGCACAATATAAAATGCCAAAAAAATTATTGAAAGTTCAGAATATGTTGTTTCATCTTATGCCGAATTCGGCATTCAATAAAATGGGGTTTAAAAAAGCAGATGTTATCAGCCTATGCGGCACGATGGCTGAATTAGATTTCAGTGACTCGCTGCATAAAGTGTCTTGTCCTGTATTGATCGTTTGTGGAGAGAAGGACAAGGCAAACAAAAAAACTTCAAAAGAACTTTGCCATTATTTGAACAATTCTTACTTCCATGAACTTATGAAAACAGGTCATGAAGCAAATATAGAAGCTCCGGAAGAGTTGGCAATCGTGTTGCAGAGGTTTTATGCTGGTATAAGATAA
- a CDS encoding ankyrin repeat domain-containing protein: MKKIFKAIRDKDFDLVRTLIENKEELVNCVAKQPPKKDDGQSPLQVALKTGALDIAEYLIDCGADLNYMEDESCCNEWRTPVIHDAINAAVMKCRWNTNDKIRGFIEYSTEKEARKAYEILEKMLKLGADVNKLDSYGNSGIWRFCLQANQILPTFNYSTNSESDDRIFTKELENDLLNVLNLLCKYGADISYVSPNTKRTVRDFYLGGSLSKLLSQI, from the coding sequence TTGAAAAAAATATTTAAAGCAATAAGGGATAAAGATTTTGATTTGGTAAGAACTTTAATTGAAAACAAAGAAGAACTGGTTAACTGCGTGGCGAAGCAGCCACCTAAAAAAGATGATGGACAATCACCTTTGCAGGTTGCACTAAAAACAGGTGCATTAGATATAGCGGAATATTTGATTGATTGTGGAGCCGATTTGAATTATATGGAAGATGAGTCTTGTTGTAATGAGTGGAGAACTCCGGTGATACACGATGCAATTAATGCAGCTGTAATGAAATGCAGATGGAATACAAACGACAAAATCAGAGGATTTATAGAATATTCAACTGAGAAAGAGGCTAGGAAAGCATATGAAATTTTGGAGAAAATGCTGAAGCTGGGCGCAGATGTTAATAAGCTAGATTCCTACGGAAACTCGGGAATTTGGAGATTTTGTTTGCAAGCAAATCAAATATTACCAACTTTTAATTATTCTACGAATTCTGAAAGTGATGATAGAATTTTTACAAAAGAGTTAGAAAATGATTTGTTGAATGTCCTTAACCTTTTGTGTAAATATGGGGCAGATATAAGCTATGTATCACCCAATACAAAGCGTACTGTTAGAGATTTTTATTTAGGCGGTTCGTTGTCAAAATTACTAAGTCAAATTTAA
- a CDS encoding ABC transporter permease → MKTISRIAYSNDKKNKTRSILIMMSICLTTMLLVIISTVGNGMIRLQKSQAAGSYGSNYGLFVAADGSQLKEVNRRAEIDATGTMCTEGIIKGNENGGFVCMDETARKMLPYNKEYELKEGTYPVGTQEIAAGRAFFRAMGYADVKVGDTVTLDYRAGMRSEYKPEEFVVSGILYDRDEYTIEASYVAFGSQEFYDEHVAENDRQYNIYFTLNDSANVSMNNIDSVIKQIATACGIEEKNVIVNDLYLQWVLQPSYETIAVCGMLILAIVLFSVVVIYNIFQVGIANKIQEYGKIKALGATKKQMKQLIFREGIFLTISSIPVGLLFGFLIAKCGFNWLVEQGNLVSTETGSMEVQNQQVPLFSLPVMLLCIFVSFLTVALALRKPMKIVSRISPIEATRYLDGSKTQKQGRRKGRKDVTVFSMAMANVTGNPKRTIDTILTMGLSCVLFVIISNYVGNIDTEHEARLSVNHGQFELQLDYSAEYDERYPENNLDTILTDDPLNDSLIEEIKSIPGVTDVMTREIVSVNLNGTRFPATIVSKKDFDFMCQEGDIGSMDYDHAVKNGDIFFGWSTWMEQDGYAPGESIAFDFENGSGTYTYQGKIAGSFVSADTYLVIPEGVYRSMNPRGTAYGYLWVDCDKKDVASVEQNLNTLISNTSHIKMDTYHAQLQSAEFASSMMKLGCYLFMAIVGLIGFMNMANTMIMNITTKKQEYGILQAVGMTNKQLNLCLQLQGLIFSVGTICVALIIGLPLGYALFSYAKHMGIFGINIYHVPIVPIFIMIFLVGLLQIVLSCVLSSNLKKETLVERIRYQG, encoded by the coding sequence ATGAAGACAATAAGCAGGATTGCATATAGCAATGACAAAAAGAACAAGACAAGAAGTATACTGATTATGATGTCCATATGTCTGACTACGATGCTGCTTGTGATTATCAGTACTGTGGGAAATGGAATGATCCGCTTACAGAAAAGTCAGGCGGCAGGCTCATATGGAAGCAACTATGGTTTGTTTGTCGCAGCAGACGGATCGCAGTTAAAAGAAGTAAACCGCCGTGCGGAAATAGATGCTACAGGCACTATGTGCACCGAAGGTATCATAAAAGGCAACGAAAACGGTGGTTTTGTCTGCATGGATGAGACTGCAAGAAAAATGCTTCCCTATAATAAGGAATATGAGTTAAAGGAAGGAACGTATCCGGTGGGAACGCAGGAAATTGCGGCAGGAAGAGCATTTTTCCGTGCAATGGGATATGCTGATGTAAAGGTCGGAGATACGGTTACACTGGATTACCGCGCAGGGATGCGGTCAGAATATAAGCCGGAAGAATTTGTTGTTAGTGGAATCCTATATGATCGGGATGAGTATACCATCGAGGCATCTTATGTTGCTTTCGGGTCACAGGAGTTTTATGATGAGCACGTCGCAGAGAATGACAGGCAGTATAATATTTATTTTACTTTAAATGATTCTGCAAATGTATCTATGAATAATATTGATTCGGTTATAAAGCAGATTGCAACAGCTTGTGGGATCGAAGAAAAAAACGTTATAGTCAATGATCTCTATTTGCAATGGGTCTTGCAGCCGAGTTATGAAACGATTGCGGTATGTGGAATGCTGATTCTTGCAATTGTACTTTTCTCTGTTGTGGTCATTTATAATATTTTTCAGGTCGGTATTGCCAACAAGATACAGGAGTATGGAAAAATCAAGGCTCTGGGAGCGACAAAAAAGCAGATGAAACAACTGATCTTCAGAGAGGGCATTTTTTTGACAATTTCTTCAATACCGGTTGGATTGCTTTTTGGCTTTCTGATTGCAAAATGCGGTTTTAACTGGCTGGTAGAACAGGGAAACCTTGTATCAACCGAAACTGGCTCTATGGAAGTCCAAAATCAGCAGGTGCCACTGTTTTCCCTGCCTGTTATGCTTCTATGTATTTTCGTATCATTTCTTACCGTTGCTTTGGCTCTGCGCAAACCCATGAAAATTGTTTCCCGGATTTCACCCATCGAAGCGACACGGTATCTTGACGGCTCCAAAACGCAAAAACAGGGCAGACGAAAAGGCAGAAAAGATGTCACCGTTTTCTCCATGGCAATGGCAAATGTGACAGGCAATCCGAAAAGAACCATTGATACCATTCTTACGATGGGGCTTTCCTGTGTATTGTTTGTAATTATCTCTAATTATGTTGGGAATATTGACACGGAGCATGAAGCACGTCTTTCCGTTAATCATGGACAATTTGAACTGCAGCTTGACTATTCTGCTGAGTATGATGAAAGATATCCGGAGAATAATCTGGATACGATTCTGACGGATGATCCATTGAATGATTCGCTGATTGAAGAAATCAAAAGCATTCCGGGAGTAACAGATGTCATGACGAGAGAGATTGTCTCTGTAAATCTGAACGGAACAAGATTTCCGGCTACTATTGTGAGTAAAAAGGATTTTGATTTTATGTGTCAAGAAGGGGATATTGGCTCTATGGACTATGATCATGCAGTAAAGAATGGTGATATTTTCTTTGGTTGGTCGACGTGGATGGAACAAGATGGATATGCTCCGGGTGAATCCATTGCATTTGACTTTGAGAATGGAAGTGGAACCTATACCTATCAGGGAAAGATTGCAGGATCCTTTGTAAGTGCGGACACTTATCTTGTCATTCCGGAAGGCGTATACCGTTCCATGAATCCGAGAGGAACAGCCTATGGCTATCTGTGGGTGGACTGTGATAAAAAAGATGTGGCATCTGTGGAGCAAAATCTGAATACATTGATTTCTAATACTTCGCATATAAAAATGGATACTTATCATGCGCAGTTACAATCTGCCGAATTTGCGAGCAGCATGATGAAGCTTGGCTGTTATCTGTTTATGGCTATTGTAGGACTCATCGGGTTTATGAATATGGCGAATACCATGATCATGAATATTACGACAAAAAAGCAGGAATATGGTATATTACAGGCTGTGGGTATGACAAATAAACAATTAAATTTATGCCTGCAGTTACAGGGACTGATTTTTTCGGTTGGCACCATATGTGTAGCTTTGATTATTGGTCTGCCGCTCGGCTATGCACTTTTTTCCTATGCAAAACATATGGGAATATTTGGAATAAATATCTATCATGTTCCAATCGTACCAATTTTTATTATGATTTTTTTGGTTGGTCTGTTGCAGATTGTACTTTCCTGCGTTTTAAGCAGTAATCTGAAAAAGGAAACGCTGGTTGAAAGAATAAGGTATCAGGGATAG
- a CDS encoding sensor histidine kinase, which yields MESGGKAVTKRYRKKITVVLSLVLPVIVFFAILNCFTTYVFYEDYKYKMNLMTEIAAKEEFSGLDAVSELLKDKDIETNEQGRRLLEQYGYWGNKGNACYSQFRHQVMVTGAVSTVICVLLLTFLLYWKKKEDACHQKILDQLKEILIRFRENKFDDLLKTENHAELEKLNDQLEAIGHHIQLIKEEARAEKENTKEMVSDISHQLKTPVAALDTCFSVLMQNDLSATEQEEFRIRCRSALDGLETLLQSLLEISKMETGLIQINKKKLPLMDTVISAVNRTYPKADEKEIEFVFDYEKELETCTIMQDKRWLGEAFINVLDNAVKYSPCGSKIFIRLQKRNHLVRMEIEDQGIGIPQNEYHKIFQRFYRGSSKEVMEKSGTGIGLFLSREIIEKHAGTITVTSGKKKKGSTFVIQLPYVG from the coding sequence ATGGAATCAGGAGGTAAGGCAGTGACAAAGAGATATCGCAAGAAGATTACAGTAGTGCTCTCCTTGGTATTACCTGTCATAGTATTTTTTGCAATATTAAATTGTTTTACCACGTATGTGTTTTATGAAGATTATAAATATAAAATGAATCTTATGACAGAGATTGCTGCAAAGGAAGAATTTTCCGGGCTGGATGCTGTTTCGGAATTGCTTAAGGATAAGGATATTGAAACTAACGAACAGGGAAGGCGATTATTGGAGCAATATGGATACTGGGGAAATAAAGGGAATGCATGTTATTCGCAATTCCGGCATCAGGTTATGGTGACCGGTGCTGTAAGCACTGTGATATGCGTGCTTCTTTTGACTTTTTTACTTTATTGGAAGAAAAAAGAAGATGCGTGTCATCAGAAAATTTTAGACCAGTTGAAAGAAATTCTGATCAGATTCCGTGAAAATAAATTTGATGATTTACTGAAAACGGAAAATCATGCAGAACTGGAAAAATTGAATGACCAGCTTGAAGCAATCGGACATCATATTCAGTTGATAAAGGAAGAAGCAAGGGCAGAAAAGGAGAACACGAAAGAAATGGTTTCTGATATTTCTCACCAGTTAAAGACACCGGTTGCAGCTTTGGATACATGTTTTAGTGTGCTGATGCAGAATGACTTAAGTGCCACAGAACAGGAGGAGTTTCGTATCCGTTGTCGGAGTGCTCTGGATGGACTGGAGACATTATTGCAGTCGCTTCTTGAAATATCCAAGATGGAAACTGGACTGATTCAGATTAATAAGAAAAAACTTCCGCTTATGGATACTGTCATATCTGCTGTGAACCGCACTTATCCTAAAGCGGATGAGAAAGAAATTGAATTCGTTTTTGACTATGAAAAAGAGCTGGAAACATGCACGATTATGCAAGATAAAAGGTGGCTTGGTGAAGCTTTTATCAACGTTCTGGATAATGCGGTCAAGTACAGTCCGTGTGGTTCAAAAATATTTATCCGGTTACAAAAAAGAAACCATCTTGTAAGAATGGAAATTGAGGATCAGGGAATTGGTATTCCGCAGAATGAGTATCACAAAATTTTTCAACGATTTTACAGAGGAAGTTCCAAGGAGGTCATGGAAAAGAGTGGTACAGGAATCGGACTTTTTCTATCGAGAGAAATTATCGAAAAACACGCAGGTACGATTACGGTAACCTCTGGCAAAAAGAAAAAAGGAAGCACGTTTGTGATTCAATTACCATATGTTGGTTAA